The following coding sequences are from one Verrucosispora sp. WMMD573 window:
- a CDS encoding DUF503 domain-containing protein, which translates to MYTATAVFDLLLPGDSRSLKAKRSYVRPIVAALRRFDVSAAEVGALDLHGRAEIGVAVVAAEAAHGREVLDSCERLVASRPEVELLSVRRRLHGDDD; encoded by the coding sequence ATGTACACCGCAACCGCAGTATTCGACCTGCTGCTGCCGGGGGACTCCCGGTCGCTGAAGGCCAAGAGGTCGTACGTACGGCCGATCGTCGCGGCGCTCCGCCGGTTCGACGTGTCGGCAGCCGAGGTGGGGGCGCTCGACCTGCACGGACGAGCGGAGATCGGCGTGGCGGTGGTGGCCGCCGAGGCGGCACATGGCCGCGAGGTGCTCGACTCGTGCGAGCGGCTGGTCGCGAGTCGTCCGGAGGTCGAACTGCTGTCGGTGCGCCGCCGGTTGCACGGCGACGACGACTGA
- the rbfA gene encoding 30S ribosome-binding factor RbfA, with translation MTDAAKVRRHAERVRELVASVVRSQIKDPRLGMITITDARITADLRDATVFYTVLGDAAAQAGTAAALDSAKGMLRSTVGKALGLRHSPTLTFVLDDVQDQVKHIDDLLAAARNADAEVQRLAARAEYAGEAQPYRLDEDEDEDGADDEDEPGGTVDDARGGDRR, from the coding sequence ATGACGGATGCGGCCAAGGTACGCCGGCACGCGGAGCGGGTACGCGAACTGGTCGCGTCGGTGGTGCGGAGTCAGATCAAGGATCCCCGACTGGGCATGATCACCATCACCGACGCCCGGATCACCGCCGACCTGCGGGACGCCACGGTCTTCTACACCGTGCTCGGCGACGCGGCGGCCCAGGCGGGCACCGCCGCCGCGCTGGACAGCGCCAAGGGCATGCTGCGCAGCACGGTCGGCAAGGCGCTCGGGCTGCGCCACTCGCCGACGCTGACCTTCGTTCTGGACGACGTGCAGGATCAGGTCAAGCACATCGACGACCTGCTCGCCGCGGCCCGCAACGCCGACGCCGAGGTGCAGCGCCTGGCGGCGCGGGCCGAGTACGCCGGTGAGGCACAGCCGTACCGCCTCGATGAGGACGAGGACGAGGACGGCGCCGACGACGAGGACGAGCCCGGCGGGACCGTTGACGATGCCCGGGGCGGGGATCGTCGGTGA
- a CDS encoding bifunctional oligoribonuclease/PAP phosphatase NrnA, giving the protein MTPAGPRGPVEPAGSHPSAPASAGPTEADWTAAVTAIRQLPADGRVLLICHVNPDGDALGSMLGFALGLRRLGVRRLQATFPGPPEVPEPLSGLPGLELLVPEAAVEPEPDLVICFDAASESRLGELADRLTGKGTALVLDHHASNRGFGDVNLVDPAAAATSVLAEQLLDRLGVPLDAGIAECLYVALSTDTGSFRFDATTPAVHEMAARLLATGIRPGDISRRVFDSRPFGAVRLFGEVLGRARLEPDEAGGHGLVWTYATLDDLARHEQRPYVLEALIDPVRCTAEADVSCVVKQTAPAVWAVSLRSKGATDVSRVAVALGGGGHRLAAGFTGRGTVDEVIEQIRSQLRAYAPRSGTDQQG; this is encoded by the coding sequence GTGACGCCCGCCGGTCCGCGCGGCCCGGTCGAACCGGCCGGGTCGCATCCCTCCGCGCCGGCGTCCGCCGGGCCGACCGAGGCCGACTGGACCGCTGCGGTGACCGCGATCCGCCAGCTGCCCGCCGACGGTCGGGTGCTGCTGATCTGCCACGTCAACCCGGACGGCGACGCGCTGGGCAGCATGCTCGGCTTCGCGCTCGGGCTGCGGCGACTCGGCGTACGCCGATTGCAGGCCACCTTTCCCGGTCCGCCGGAGGTGCCCGAGCCGCTGTCCGGCCTGCCCGGTCTGGAGCTGCTGGTGCCCGAGGCCGCGGTGGAACCCGAGCCGGACCTGGTCATCTGCTTCGACGCGGCGAGTGAGTCGCGCCTCGGTGAGCTGGCCGACCGGTTGACCGGGAAGGGCACCGCGCTGGTGCTCGACCATCACGCCTCGAACCGTGGTTTCGGCGATGTGAACCTGGTCGACCCGGCGGCAGCGGCGACCTCCGTGCTCGCCGAACAGCTATTGGACCGCCTCGGCGTGCCGTTGGACGCCGGCATCGCCGAATGTCTGTACGTGGCGCTGAGCACCGACACCGGATCGTTCCGGTTCGACGCGACCACCCCGGCGGTGCACGAGATGGCAGCCCGGCTGTTGGCGACCGGGATCCGTCCGGGTGACATCTCGCGGCGGGTGTTCGACAGCCGGCCGTTCGGCGCGGTACGGCTCTTCGGTGAGGTGCTCGGGCGAGCCCGGCTGGAGCCCGACGAGGCCGGCGGGCACGGCCTGGTCTGGACGTACGCGACCCTGGACGACCTGGCCCGCCACGAGCAGCGGCCGTACGTCCTGGAGGCGCTCATCGATCCGGTGCGCTGCACCGCCGAGGCCGACGTGAGTTGCGTGGTCAAGCAGACCGCGCCGGCCGTCTGGGCGGTGTCCCTGCGCAGTAAGGGCGCGACGGACGTGAGCCGGGTGGCCGTTGCGCTGGGCGGCGGTGGGCACCGGCTGGCCGCCGGCTTCACCGGCCGGGGCACGGTGGACGAGGTCATCGAGCAAATCAGGAGCCAGTTGCGGGCGTACGCCCCGAGGAGCGGCACCGACCAGCAGGGGTGA
- a CDS encoding DUF6186 family protein, giving the protein MRALAIGGFLLGMALFGLVEWLARREGSKIPTLGELCAYVMRYEVGPVPVGRIGLFGFWWWIGWHFLAR; this is encoded by the coding sequence ATGCGGGCGTTGGCGATCGGCGGTTTCCTGCTCGGGATGGCACTGTTCGGGCTGGTCGAGTGGCTGGCCCGGCGGGAGGGCTCGAAGATTCCGACCCTCGGCGAACTCTGTGCGTACGTCATGCGGTACGAGGTCGGTCCGGTGCCGGTGGGCCGGATCGGGCTGTTCGGCTTCTGGTGGTGGATCGGCTGGCACTTCCTGGCTCGTTGA